In Odontesthes bonariensis isolate fOdoBon6 chromosome 20, fOdoBon6.hap1, whole genome shotgun sequence, a genomic segment contains:
- the pkd1l1 gene encoding polycystin-1-like protein 1: protein MLAAAFACALIALHPCFRRTCAAASSSAGQESSPWLVGCADASSLELFAFKGADDLDPVRCSVLCLDERYQFAALSAEACYCGNQLYGLVVSGCFNMSHSKETKDVKGGSDRPRALRPLLGNAERGNVALYRSEGPFLHNISVSASSDRVQAGRTFVIKVSGNLAGRPGQPTGIKGFERKDLFHVTVEFAGKIPKGQSSLDVNVSDVGSFAVSSDWLLETPGKYDVDVRVSSPLSTLSSTLRLSVVQLPPGHLVISLLRGALGTPSCVPSTHLGSNNMPVEAAYWGEPVTLQACVKEGLAVQFCWCFTHEDEKKTMADVVVRPVVSDLKLNVSESRLTAGAGVSVDVELLTTMRHLLGLKLTLTAECNHSSENNKDLSSGEDCNHSVRICAEKQVYPTNTDIIFSAVADIPDPVEFFWDFGDSSTTRTTSRTITKRYQKPGRFDLIVAASVSRMSLTSDVFPVVVQRAVKLNRLVHKDSVLWNQTVTFICRVNVGNNLTFLWNFGDGTTRSGQSTERHVFHRIGEFRVEVTVSNLVSSASLSSYLFVVDRPCQPPPVKNMGPLKLQVWRHEVIHLGVTFEKEVDCDVSGGLRYGWTLFDSSGRTFPLPLTDTHRQSLTLQSHLLQYDTYTAIARVQVTGSVVYSNYTVRVEVMRSPPVAFIQGGTNIFIDKKSNKSVTLDGQASYDPDYPLNPLSYSWTCKPVSVIPSSCFNREVSTSSPVLRFPIGILKDNFDQFQFTLTVHSGERSASADAFLTLTSESVGKVSIYCPQCQGNHVNWDRSFSVSAMCEDCSIPAELIQYTWNLYLVNASSKPVIEVPFCYTVDFLAPSAIMENPATSTLTPGISTLHSSDANVSQYIHTVYVSAPAALPEDAPETNSKSENDGLADSETPSNTGLSGSEPSSSPLALDSGSGLYSDQRGQSGIISEFPNDPDSSANWEFSFPLLESGDADRQLGDYDVLFPSVEEGDPGMSAGRPTGVDAESLSSGDESAFDQALHEEEGSNLVHPKPSLLLREPSLLDLHRDAVDRDLFESYTYTGTSAHLLTFRPFGLSRRHRYMLEVTAKSQNICLGRAQLFLKTNPIPTGMMCQVQPVKGVELHTHFGIFCTSGREDLLYEYSFSAGGRPPRMLYQGRDFQYYFSLPAGDPSDDYKVTIYTEIRSGFYGSSTKPCPVTVQVRPSFLRNTSKSTSHPDPDLKLSESGLRNLSALAQLGNNVEIRNFISLLSGVLNRLSPDAAANTHAQTHMRNVLICKLCRLESSGQVSVADNLLILKDLLQVRSQVTLTSVRLVTAHVQAVSEQLSEFSDRHYGNQRMLNTLMSLLSYSLQVVAILFGHHGGDQLREDQPCVLRVLTVLAHCPYTWARHHTQLSGPVVDLSLYRCGTRRKIHIRSLSQPVSVELQLPQKNSSVYEYSLLRSQVNYHNFSITQELLQQAIQVTVVFTPRRNNKAFPVMLLFRMFERPTPSMHHLHRIHQWDNNTTRLTLLPSYLNAAGVAHLALLDAHFGSVPGRKHLSEQISYRFTVGSSLCLSWDSQQGAWTHRGCRTEQVDTNPAINCSCHQLRPLTVFQQQIHSSHDKADLDPFLSVPSDLTVLGVLLLCMCLYVPGLVWCKRADAVSEENRRVHYLSDNSPADQYLYAVTVHTGLCSAARMSAKVYIVLYGEDGFSQTRELQAPGCTLFRRNSQDTFILSAADRLGPIWGVHIWHDNSGPSADWYLKHVAVSELNKGHVEGPSRLFVSQCWLAVNKGDCRVERMLRVSTHGIGFSKMLFLNLSDYLADFHIWMSVYSCPCPNSFAHTQRLCVCLLLLLGYACVNTVFISQTDDQLPFELGIIDVSAVSIKTGLVSVVAVLPAAVLISFLFRLRLIKLTRSGVQHASGRRTEQDYFEDAFSADNSKLELHLSRGGLQQWVQEAWRKKYQDTDLLSLATMILENKESGEDLVIQPDLVIKKEDALTFDSSVGPAFQKLSGIAKGDTGEYTPERSESELLSESCRFRGTKRATRDEGQTVLRGRGFRLASQWCHYVAWALCLLLCLFCLVISAVLGMSFSGSKALLWMHSLFISLMSCVFLIQPVVILAVAVTVSCLYRKRTDFQCFNLREFQIDTSKLWSYDGADQPEEEFRPPASPQTRSSYLEKLLGARQRARYLRLVRPPTPAELRKSSEKKRREALIHKTLRDLCLCGAMLLLMMCISYSSSFKEHYHLNRAVKRRFLGNHHNAFMSIKNHEDWWRWTQTSLLQSLYHNASAKSELSHIVIGDPIVQKTETSNACPSQVSVVTHPRTCDHTGCYSESVTTVDLGHTKPDAVSQLKLLHSLHWLGRETMALKVQCTLYSPAPNLFTSVTLLTEQNPSGALLPSAKVQSVKVYHTPAVWDYFVMVCQLLFLFLSLLQLCHQMYTAAQQGLMGYWRTPCTWVEVGLLIMTLVYYVYYIYHSIMILELAELLKRHNNRTYVDVSFAATSEQCIRALRGIILLLLTMKCGTVPRVNRTLAIPATVFSQSLSSFLWPTVAGLILLVALSCMGNLLYVQSSRGFSSLPRSLQTLLCHHQDLLANRGLLLSGWDFSFWGVVYLFSNAVWAAVGIGAMSSLVRSAKRSQSRRNVFTVAEMFSYIRLKVSEFTGKQRQTGTDYHGERRSYVLEEFESLVDELLFRLNALSDSLHHTLPPKTHHYREEESPDIISPTPESSSVDTQDSVRSQMKVNKSKHVSDRGPTAPASCLFRSQFEQQIQKVLHQRGQKTNIHSDVATDELKIKDCLACPESTTLESRWTEDICQRRAELCTKTNGSCRVNTTQTTTSKLVVEVLVHREPERELDMYQGPELV, encoded by the exons ATGCTCGCTGCTGCTTTTGCCTGCGCGTTAATCGCACTGCACCCGTGTTTTCGTCGCACGTGTGCCGCGGCCTCCTCCTCAGCGGGACAGGAGAGCTCTCCGTGGCTCGTCGGGTGCGCCGACGCCAGCTCCCTCGAGCTTTTTGCATTCAAAGGAGCCGATGACCTTGACCCGGTGCGCTGCTCTGTGCTCTGCCTGGATGAGCG GTACCAGTTTGCAGCATTGTCTGCAGAGGCTTGTTACTGTGGCAACCAGCTGTATGGCCTTGTGGTCAGTGGGTGTTTCAACATGTCTCACAGTAAAGAGACAAAAGATGTGAAAGGAGGAAGTGACAGACCGAG GGCCCTCCGTCCGCTTCTTGGAAATGCAGAGAGAGGAAACGTGGCGCTCTACAGGAGTGAAGGACCATTTCTGCACAACATTAGTGTGTCAGCCTCCTCAGACAGAGTGCAGGCTGGGAGGACTTTTGTCATAAAAGTTTCTGGAAACCTGGCTGGACGCCCCGGTCAGCCCACAG GGATTAAGGGCTTTGAAAGGAAGGACCTCTTTCATGTCACTGTGGAGTTTGCGGGGAAGATTCCCAAAGGTCAAAGTTCACTTGACGTCAACGTGTCAGACGTTGGTTCCTTTGCTGTGTCATCTGACTGGCTTTTGGAAACTCCAGGCAAATACGACGTGG ATGTCCGAGTCTCCAGCCCACTTTCGACTCTCTCCTCCACCCTTCGCTTGTCCGTCGTGCAGCTCCCTCCAGGCCACTTGGTGATCTCTTTGCTCCGTGGTGCACTGGGCACCCCGTCCTGCGTTCCCTCCACACATTTGGGCTCTAACAACATGCCTGTTGAGGCAGCCTACTGGGGTGAGCCTGTCACACTGCAGGCGTGTGTGAAGGAGGGCCTGGCAGTGCAATTCTGCTGGTGTTTCACTCACGAAGACGAAAAGAAAACCATGGCGGAT GTGGTTGTACGTCCTGTCGTCTCCGACCTCAAACTGAACGTATCTGAGAGTCGGCTGACTGCCGGAGCAGGTGTTTCTGTGGACGTGGAGCTGCTCACCACCATGAGACACCTACTTGGCCTCAAGCTCACACTAACAGCAGAGTGCAACCACAGCTCTGAGAATAATAAAGACCTCAGCAGCGGGGAGGACTGTAACCATA GTGTGAGAATTTGTGCAGAAAAGCAAGTGTATCCCACTAATACGGATATAATTTTCTCGGCGGTGGCTGACATACCCGATCCAGTCGAGTTTTTTTGGGATTTTGGAGACTCTAGCACAACCAGAACAACCTCAAGGACCATCACCAAAAGATACCAAAAGCCTGGGAG ATTTGATCTGATCGTAGCTGCATCTGTCAGTCGGATGTCTCTCACATCTGATGTGTTTCCCGTGGTGGTGCAGAGAGCTGTGAAGCTCAACAGACTGGTTCACAAGGATTCGGTCTTATGGAACCAGACAGTCACGTTTATTTGCCGGGTAAATGTGGGGAACAACCTCACCTTCCTCTGGAACTTTGGAGATGGAACAACCAGATCTGGACAGAGCACAGAACGACACGTCTTCCACCG GATAGGAGAGTTCAGAGTCGAGGTGACTGTATCTAACCTGGTTAGTTCGGCTTCTCTGAGCAGCTACCTCTTCGTTGTGGACCGACCTTGTCAGCCTCCACCCGTCAAAAACATGGGACCACTCAAACTACAG GTGTGGAGACATGAGGTCATCCATCTGGGGGTGACGTTTGAGAAAGAAGTTGACTGTGACGTATCAGGGGGGCTTCGCTACGGCTGGACCTTATTTGACTCTTCAGGTCGGACCTTCCCTTTACCTCTCAcggacacacacagacagagccTCACACTGCAGAGCCATCTCCTCCAATATGACACCTACACTGCAATAGCGAGG GTTCAGGTCACCGGCAGTGTAGTGTACAGTAACTACACTGTGAGGGTTGAGGTGATGCGCAGCCCTCCTGTGGCTTTCATCCAGGGTGGCACCAACATCTTCATTGACAAGAAGAGCAACAAATCTGTAACTCTGGATGGGCAGGCGTCTTATGATCCTGACTACCCCCTGAACCCGCTCAG CTACAGTTGGACATGTAAGCCAGTTAGCGTCATCCCCAGTTCCTGTTTCAACCGAGAGGTTTCCACCTCCTCTCCCGTGCTCAGATTTCCCATCGGCATTTTGAAAGACAACTTTGACCAGTTCCAGTTCACGTTAACTGTCCACAGCGGAGAGCGTTCAGCTTCAGCAGATGCTTTCCTCACTTTAACATCGGAGTCGGTTGG GAAGGTGTCCATTTATTGTCCTCAGTGCCAGGGAAACCATGTAAACTGGGATCGGTCTTTCTCTGTCAGTGCAATGTGTGAGGACTGTAGCATTCCTGCAGAACTCATCCAGTACACCTGGAATCTGTACCTGGTCAATGCTTCCTCCAAGCCTGTCATCGAGG TACCGTTCTGTTACACAGTAGATTTTCTCGCTCCGTCTGCCATAATGGAGAATCCTGCTACATCCACACTGACTCCTGGGATTTCTACCCTACACTCCTCTGATGCAAATGTCTCCCAGTATATTCATACTGTCTACGTCTCTGCTCCTGCCGCCCTTCCTGAGGATGCCCCTGAAACTAACTCCAAATCGGAAAATGATGGTCTGGCTGATAGCGAGACACCATCAAAC ACAGGTTTGTCAGGGTCTGAGCCCTCCAGTAGCCCACTCGCCCTTGACAGTGGTAGCGGCTTATATTCAGACCAACGTGGCCAGAGTGGCATTATCAGCGAATTCCCTAACGATCCTGACTCCTCTGCTAACTGGGaattttcctttcctttgctgGAGAGTGGTGATGCAGATAGACAGCTAGGTGA TTATGATGTCCTCTTCCCAAGTGTCGAGGAAGGAGACCCAGGCATGTCAGCAGGAAGACCCACAG GTGTAGACGCTGAGAGCCTCAGTTCAGGAGATGAGTCTGCATTTGATCAAGCATTACATGAAGAAGAAGGGAGCAATCTGGTGCATCCCAAACCATCACTGCTGCTCCGGGAGCCAAGTTTGCTCGATTTACACCGAGACGCAGTAGACAGAGACCTCTTTGAGTCCTACACTTACACAG GAACTTCCGCCCATTTGCTCACATTCAGACCCTTCGGACTGAGTCGGAGGCACAGGTACATGCTGGAGGTCACTGCCA AGTCTCAGAATATTTGTCTTGGCCGAGCTCAGCTGTTCTTAAAAACCAACCCCATTCCAACGGGCATGATGTGCCAGGTGCAGCCTGTCAAAGGGGTGGAGCTACACACACACTTTGGCATCTTCTGTACTTCAGGGAGGGAG GACTTACTGTATGAGTACAGCTTCAGCGCTGGAGGCAGACCCCCCAGAATGCTTTACCAGGGGAGAGATTTCCAGTACTACTTCAGTCTTCCCGCGGGTGACCCCAGCGACGACTATAAAG TAACTATTTATACTGAAATCAGGAGCGGCTTCTATGGGTCATCCACCAAACCCTGTCCTGTCACCGTCCAAGTCAGACCAAGTTTTCTCAGAAACACCTCGAAGTCTACTTCTCATCCAGATCCTGATCTGAAGCT TTCAGAGTCAGGCCTGAGGAACCTCTCCGCTTTGGCGCAGCTTGGAAACAATGTGGAGATTCGTAACTTCATCAGTCTCCTTTCCGGCGTACTGAACAGACTCAGCCCGGATGCTGCAgctaacacacatgcacagacgcaCATGCGCAATGTGCTAATCTGCAAGCTGTGCAGGCTCGAGAGCAGCGGACAG GTATCAGTTGCCGATAACCTTCTCATTCTAAAAGACCTGCTCCAAGTTAGAAGCCAG GTGACATTAACTAGTGTCAGACTGGTGACAGCTCATGTTCAGGCTGTTTCAGAGCAGCTGTCAGAGTTCAGTGACCGGCACTATGGAAACCAGAGGATGCTCAACACTCTGATGAGCCTGCTTTCATACAGCCTTCAGGTGGTAGCCA TTCTGTTTGGTCATCATGGAGGGGATCAGCTGAGAGAAGACCAGCCGTGTGTCCTCAGAGTGCTGACTGTGCTCGCGCACTGCCCTTACACCTGGGCAAGACATCATACACAG CTGAGTGGCCCAGTGGTTGACCTGAGTCTGTACAGGTGTGGCACCAGGAGAAAGATCCACATCCGCTCCCTCTCTCAGCCAGTCAGCGTTGAGCTGCAGCTCCCACAAAAAAAC AGCTCTGTGTATGAGTACAGCCTCCTGCGCAGCCAGGTCAACTACCACAACTTCAGTATAACCCAGGAGCTCCTGCAACAGGCCATCCAGGTGACAGTGGTGTTCACACCTCGGCGTAACAACAAGGCCTTCCCAGTCATGCTTCTCTTCAG GATGTTTGAGAGACCAACTCCCAGCATGCATCACCTGCACAGGATTCACCAGTGGGACAACAACACCACACGCTTAACTCTGCTCCCATCCTACCTCAATG CCGCAGGGGTTGCTCACCTAGCCCTGCTAGATGCTCATTTTGGAAGCGTACCCGGAAGAAAGCACCTGAGTGAACAGATAAGCTACCGTTTTACAGTAGGcagcagtctgtgtctgtcctgGGACAGCCAGCAGGGGGCCTGGACGCAccgaggctgcaggacagagcaAGTAGACACAAACCCTGCCATCAACTGCAG TTGCCACCAGTTGAGGCCACTGACTGTGTTTCAGCAGCAGATCCACAGCAGCCATGACAAAGCTGATCTGGACCCGTTCCTAAG TGTTCCCAGTGATCTGACAGTGCTGGgtgtgctgctgctgtgcaTGTGCCTGTACGTCCCTGGGCTAGTGTGGTGTAAGAGAGCTGATGCTGTCTCGGAGGAGAATCGAAGAGTGCACTACCTTTCTGACAACTCTCCAGCTGACCAATATCTCTATGCTGTTACTGTTCACACTGGCCTCTGCTCTGCAGCCCGCATGAGTGCAAAG GTTTACATCGTGCTGTATGGTGAAGATGGGTTCTCACAAACAAGAGAACTGCAAGCCCCAGGATGCACTCTGTTCAGGAGGAACTCTCAAGATACCTTTATACTGAG TGCGGCAGACCGCTTGGGCCCCATATGGGGGGTTCATATCTGGCATGACAATTCTGGGCCCTCTGCTGACTGGTACCTCAAACACGTGGCGGTATCTGAG CTTAACAAAGGGCATGTGGAAGGACCCTCTCGGCTGTTTGTCAGTCAGTGCTGGTTGGCTGTGAACAAAGGAGACTGCCGAGTGGAGAGGATGCTGCGGGTTTCCACTCATGGAATAGGCTTTTCTAag ATGCTGTTTCTCAATCTATCAGACTACTTGGCTGATTTTCATATCTGGATGTCTGTGTACAGCTGCCCATGCCCTAACTCATTCGCACATACTCAAAGACTTTGCGTGTGTCTGCTACTGCTGTTGGGTTATGCCTGTGTCAACACAGTCTTTATATCACAAACCGATGATCAG TTGCCGTTCGAGTTGGGCATAATCGATGTATCAGCTGTTTCTATAAAAACAGGACTGGTAAGCGTGGTGGCTGTGTTACCTGCAGCCGTGCTGATTTCTTTCCTGTTTCGACTCCGTTTGATCAAACTGACGAGATCAGGAGTCCAACATGCAAGTGGCAGAAGGACGGAGCAGGATTATTTTGAAG ATGCTTTCTCAGCAGATAACAGTAAACTGGAGCTGCATCTCTCCAGGGGCGGCCTTCAGCAGTGGGTACAGGAAGCCTGGAGGAAGAAATACCAG GACACAGACCTCCTGTCATTGGCCACAATGATTCTAGAAAATAAAGAGTCAGGTGAAGACCTTGTTATCCAACCAGACTTGGTCATAAAGAAGGAGGATGCTCTGACATTTGACAGCAGTGTGGGGCCAGCATTTCAAAAATTATCAGGGATCGCTAAAGGGGATACAGGTGAATATACACCTGAGAGAAGCGAGTCTGAACTTTTAAGCGAGAGCTGCAGGTTTCGTGGAACCAAAAGAGCCACGAGAGATGAAGGTCAaactgttctgagggggcgagGATTCAGACTAGCATCCCAGTGGTGTCACTATGTGGCCTGGGCGCTGTGTTTACTGCTGTGTCTCTTCTGCTTGGTGATCTCCGCAGTGCTGGGAATGAG CTTCAGCGGCAGCAAGGCTCTGCTTTGGATGCACTCTCTTTTCATCTCCCTTATGTCTTGCGTCTTCCTCATCCAGCCAGTTGtg ATACTTGCAGTGGCAGTGACGGTCTCATGTTTGTACCGGAAAAGAACAGACTTTCAGTGTTTCAATTTAAGGGAGTTTCAGATAGACACTTCAAAACTGTGGAGCTACGATGGTGCTGATCAGCCAGAGGAGGAGTTCAGGCCACCCGCTTCTCCCCAGACACGATCTTCATACCTGGAAAAG CTCCTCGGAGCTCGCCAGCGAGCTCGTTATCTTCGTCTTGTGCGCCCGCCGACTCCAGCAGAACTGAGGAAAagcagtgaaaagaaaaggagagaggCTCTTATCCATAAAACACTGCG ggatttgtgtctctgtggtgcCATGCTTCTCCTGATGATGTGCATCAGCTACAGCAGCTCATTCAAAGAGCATTACCATCTCAACAGAGCTGTCAAAAGACGCTTTTTGGG AAACCACCATAATGCTTTTATGTCCATTAAAAATCACGAGGACTGGTGGAGGTGGACACAGACAAGTCTGCTTCAGTCGCTGTACCACAATGCATCCGCCAAATCTGAG CTCTCACATATCGTTATTGGAGATCCGATCGTACAGAAAACCGAGACGTCCAACGCTTGTCCGAGCCAG GTTTCCGTGGTAACACATCCAAGGACATGCGATCACACAGGGTGCTATTCAGAATCAGTTACTACTGTTGACTTGGGCCATACAAA GCCTGATGCTGTGTCACAGCTGAAGCTTCTGCATTCACTACACTGGCTGGGCAGAGAGACAATGGCCCTGAAGGTTCAATGTACCCTGTACAGCCCTGCACCAAACTTGTTCACAAGTGTGACTCTGCTCACTGAGCAGAATCCCAGCGGTGCGCTGCTGCCCTCTGCCAAAGTCCAGTCAGTGAAGGTGTATCACACTCCTGCTGTATGGGACTATTTTGTCATGGTCTGCCAG CTCCTGTTCCTCTTCTTGTCTCTGCTACAACTCTGTCATCAAATGTACACTGCTGCACAGCAAGGGCTGATGGGATACTGGAGGACACCATGCACTTGGGTGGAA GTCGGTCTGCTGATAATGACACTGGTATATTATGTCTATTACATCTATCACTCCATTATGATCCTGGAACTTGCGGAGCTGCTGAAGAGACACAACAACAGGACATATGTTGATGTTAGCTTTGCCGCAACCTCAGAACAA TGTATTCGTGCATTGCGCGGCATTATCCTCTTACTTCTCACCATGAAGTGTGGGACTGTGCCCAGGGTGAACAGGACGCTAGCTATCCCTGCAACAGTCTTTTCACAGTCACTCTCCAGCTTCCTCTGGCCAACG GTGGCAGGTCTGATCCTCCTGGTGGCGTTGTCCTGCATGGGGAATCTGCTGTATGTACAAAGCTCGCGGGGCTTCAGCTCACTTCCTCGCTCCCTTCAGACGCTCCTGTGTCACCACCAGGATCTCCTCGCCAACAGAGGCCTCCTCCTCTCGGGATGGGATTTTTCTTTCTGGGGAGTTGTGTATCTGTTCTCCAATGCGGTGTGGGCAGCGGTG GGGATTGGTGCAATGTCCTCATTAGTCCGAAGCGCCAAAAGATCTCAGAGCAGAAGAAATGTTTTTACCGTGGCAGAAATGTTTTCCTACATCAGACTGAAGGTCTCTGAGTTCACTGGAAAGCAGAGACAAACAGGGACTGATTACCATGGAGAAAGAAGG TCATATGTTCTTGAGGAGTTTGAAAGCTTAGTAGATGAGTTGTTGTTCAGACTAAACGCCCTCTCCGACAGCCTCCATCACACTCTGCCCCCCAAAACCCACCACTACAGAGAAGAGGAGAGTCCCGATATCATCTCACCCACACCCGAGTCTTCCAGTGTGGATACACAG GACTCTGTGAGGTCACAGATGAAGGTGAATAAATCCAAACATGTGTCAGATCGAGGGCCGACCGCGCCTGCGTCTTGTCTTTTCAG GTCCCAGTTTGAACAGCAGATTCAAAAAGTCCTGCACCAGAGAGGCcagaaaacaaacattcactcAGATGTGGCAACTGATGAACTAAAGATTAAAGACTGCCTGGCCTGCCCAGAGTCAACAACACTCGAAAGCCGTTGGACAGAAGATATTTGTCAGAGGAGAGCTGAGCTATGTACAAAGACAAATGGCAGCTGCAGGGTAAATACAACTCAGACCACCACCTCCAAATTGGTGGTGGAGGTTCTGGTCCATCGGGAGCCTGAAAGAGAGCTGGATATGTACCAGGGCCCTGAATTGGTttga